A single Eulemur rufifrons isolate Redbay chromosome 9, OSU_ERuf_1, whole genome shotgun sequence DNA region contains:
- the CYB561 gene encoding transmembrane ascorbate-dependent reductase CYB561, whose amino-acid sequence MESGGGAASTPGALPYYVAFSQLLGLTVVAMTGAWLGLYRGGIAWESALQFNVHPLCMVIGLVFLQGDALLVYRVFRNEAKRTTKVLHGVLHVFAFIIALVGLVAVFDYHKKKGYPDLYSLHSWCGILVFVLYFVQWIVGFSFFLFPGASFSLRSRYRPQHVFFGAAIFLLSVGTALLGLKEALLFKLGADYSKFEPEGVLANMLGLLLVCFGGVVLYILTPAEWKRPSQAEEQALSMDFKTLTEGDSPSSQ is encoded by the exons ATGGAGAGCGGCGGCGGTGCGGCGTCCACACCTGGAGCGCTGCCTTACTACGTGGCCTTCTCCCAGCTGCTGGGCCTGACCGTGGTGGCCATGACTGGCGCTTGGCTCGGCCTGTACCGGGGCGGCATCGCCTGGGAGAGCGCCCTGCAGTTCAACGTGCACCCGCTGTGCATGGTCATAGGCCTGGTCTTCCTACAGGGAGACG CCCTGCTGGTTTACCGCGTCTTCAGGAACGAGGCCAAACGCACAACCAAGGTGCTGCACGGGGTGCTGCACGTCTTTGCCTTCATCATCGCGCTGGTTG GCTTGGTGGCAGTGTTCGACTACCACAAGAAGAAGGGCTACCCTGACCTCTACAGCCTGCACAGCTGGTGTGGGATCCTCGTCTTTGTCCTTTACTTTGTGCAG TGGATTGTGGGCTTCAGCTTCTTCCTGTTCCCTGGAGCCTCCTTTTCTCTGCGGAGTCGCTACCGCCCGCAGCATGTCTTCTTTGGCGCCGCCATCTTCCTCCTTTCCGTGGGCACCGCCCTGCTGGGCCTGAAGGAGGCGCTGCTGTTCAAACTCGG GGCCGACTACAGCAAGTTCGAGCCTGAGGGTGTCTTGGCCAACATGCTGGGCTTGCTGCTGGTCTGCTTCGGCGGGGTCGTGCTCTACATCCTGACTCCCGCCGAGTGGAAGCGGCCTTCCCAGGCTGAGGAACAGGCTCTCTCCATGGACTTCAAGACGCTGACGGAGGGGGACAGCCCCAGCTCCCAGTGA